A part of Cotesia glomerata isolate CgM1 linkage group LG4, MPM_Cglom_v2.3, whole genome shotgun sequence genomic DNA contains:
- the LOC123264211 gene encoding sensory neuron membrane protein 1-like — protein sequence MLLFKKLGIAGGSLFTFGIIIGYAFFPPFLHSQIKKGIQLVEGSDMRDMWTVVPFPVDFRIYLFNVTNANEIQGGAKPIVKEVGPFFYDEWKEKVDLVDREEDDTVEYCNKATFIFNQAKSAPGLTEDVVLVFPHAMILGMILATVREKPAMVGLAAKAVDSIFHKPSSVFVTATAREILWTGLPVDCSVKDFAGSAVCGIIREDDSGFIKDGENYKFALFGPKNGTVVPDRIRVKRGKANYLEVGIVTEFKGLPKLTNWPEEGECNTFNGTDSTIFHPFLYQDEDVVSFAPDLCRSLGARYQRPSKFKGLKTNRYTAGLGDMSTDPALKCFCPTPDTCLGKGLYDIFACVKAPIVCSLPHFYDTDPQYLTQVEGLHPNEEEHQIFIDFEPMLGAPLSARKRLQFNMFIFPVEKFKLMKNFPSALMPLFWVEEGLELADEYMKPIKLVFTMLKVVGIMKWLMMTAGIGLGGGAGFLYYKANKPPQKLEITKVSPKTIQNTAGDEKKWPTSVSTIQGNNAPPSVEA from the exons atgttgcTATTCAAAAAACTCGGTATCGCCGGTGGTTCTTTATTTACTTTTGGTATAATTATCGGTTACGCGTTTTTTCCACCGTTTTTACACAGCCAAATAAAGAAG GGAATCCAATTAGTTGAGGGTTCAGACATGAGAGACATGTGGACAGTAGTACCTTTTCCAGTagattttagaatttatttatttaatgttacaaATGCAAATGAAATACAAGGTGGCGCTAAGCCAATAGTTAAAGAAGTTGGTCCGTTTTTTTACGA TGAATGGAAAGAAAAAGTAGATTTGGTTGATCGCGAAGAAGATGATACTGTTGAATACTGCAATAAAGCAACATTTATATTCAACCAAGCAAAAAGTGCTCCAGGTCTTACTGAAGACGTAGTGTTAGTTTTTCCTCATGCTATGATATTGGGGATGATTCTTGCTACAGTACGAGAAAAACCTGCAATGGTTGGTCTGGCAG CTAAAGCTGTCGACAGTATATTCCATAAACCATCTTCAGTGTTCGTTACTGCAACAGCACGCGAGATACTCTGGACAGGTTTACCAGTTGATTGTTCAGTTAAAGATTTTGCTGGAAGCGCCGTGTGCGGAATAATACGTGAAGACGATTCTGGTTTCATAAAAGACGGTGAAAATTATAAGTTTGCATTATTCGGCCCC AAAAATGGAACCGTTGTACCAGATCGAATTAGAGTTAAACGTGGTAAAGCTAATTATTTAGAGGTAGGAATAGTGACTGAATTCAAAGGCTTACCAAAATTAACTAACTGGCCCGAAGAAGGAGAATGTAATACTTTCAATGGCACCGATTCAACGATTTTCCATCCTTTCCTCTATCAAGATGAAGATGTCGTATCTTTTGCGCCAGATCTTTGCAGAAGTTTAGGCGCTCGATACCAAAGACCGTCGAAATTCAAag GACTTAAGACAAACCGGTACACCGCAGGCTTAGGTGACATGAGTACAGATCCAGCTCTGAAATGTTTCTGCCCGACACCAGATACTTGCCTAGGAAAGGGATTATACGATATATTTGCTTGTGTGAAAGCGCCAATTGTCTGTAGTTTACCACATTTCTATGACACCGATCCACAGTACTTGACTCAAGTCGAGGGTCTTCATCCTAACGAG GAAGAACATCAGATTTTCATAGACTTTGAACCGATGCTTGGAGCGCCACTGAGTGCAAGAAAGCGGCTTCAatttaatatgtttattttccccgttgaaaaattcaaacttatGAAAAACTTCCCATCAGCTCTTATGCCATTGTTTTGGGTTGAGGAAGGTCTTGAGTTAGCTGACGAGTATATGAAGCCAATAAAGCTTGTATTTACTATGTTGAAAGTCGTTGG AATTATGAAATGGCTCATGATGACAGCGGGTATTGGATTAGGAGGTGGTGCTGGCTTTTTGTACTACAAAGCAAATAAACCTCCGCAAAAACTCGAAATAACTAAAGTTTCACCAAAAACAATTCAGAATACCGCTGGCGATGAGAAAAAATGGCCAACGAGTGTTAGTACTATTCAAGGAAATAATGCCCCACCTTCTGTAGAAGCttga
- the LOC123264221 gene encoding tetra-peptide repeat homeobox protein 1-like isoform X2 — MGTTITIMFSFSLTTKLTGARMKLLLIIVSFIVIASAIQVDKKDQNDSKLLKKHGKRDALNLSYGAPQQDYYHYHQQVHEHQEPAPIHEHQSLDHHFHGHQDHQDHILLPQPHPVHPIAIPQPVPVPVQPVAIPQPAPHPIAVPAPVPVSVPVVQTVTKHVGIPYPVHVDRPVPVPVPVAVHVPKPYPVHVEKIVHVDRPIHVPVEKYVHVPVHVDRPVPVPVPRPYPVPVEKLVPVNKPYPVHVAVPVHVPKPYPVPVAVQYKYHGHNHGW; from the exons ATGGGGACCACAATAACGATCATGTTCAGTTTTTCTTTGACTACCAAACTGACAGGTGCCAGGATGAAATTATTACTg attatagTATCGTTTATAGTCATTGCCTCAGCTATTCAAGTGGATAAAAAGGATCAAAATGACTCTAAGCTCTTAAAAAAACATGGTAAACGTG ATGCGTTAAATTTGAGCTACGGAGCACCGCAGCAAGATTATTATCACTATCATCAGCAAGTTCATGAACATCAAGAACCAGCACCAATACACGAGCATCAATCACTCGATCATCATTTTCACGGTCATCAAGATCATCAAGATCATATACTGTTACCACAGCCTCATCCCGTGCATCCaattg CGATTCCTCAACCAGTTCCAGTGCCAGTGCAGCCGGTAGCGATTCCTCAGCCGGCTCCACATCCGATCGCCGTACCTGCACCAGTTCCTGTGTCGGTTCCAGTTGTTCAAACGGTAACGAAGCACGTGGGTATTCCATACCCGGTGCACGTGGATCGTCCAGTGCCCGTGCCAGTGCCTGTTGCGGTTCATGTACCAAAACCCTATCCCGTTCACGTCGAAAAAATTGTACACGTAGATCGGCCGATTCATGTACCGGTTGAAAAATATGTTCATGTACCCGTTCATGTTGATCGTCCAGTGCCTGTTCCAGTACCTCGGCCGTACCCAGTGCCTGTTGAGAAGTTAGTTCCTGTCAACAAACCGTACCCAGTACATGTGGCAGTACCTGTTCATGTACCGAAACCTTACCCAGTACCTGTTGCTGTTCAATACAAGTATCACGGTCACAATCATGGATGGTAG
- the LOC123264221 gene encoding tetra-peptide repeat homeobox protein 1-like isoform X3, whose protein sequence is MGTTITIMFSFSLTTKLTGARMKLLLIIVSFIVIASAIQVDKKDQNDSKLLKKHGKRDALNLSYGAPQQDYYHYHQQVHEHQEPAPIHEHQSLDHHFHGHQDHQDHILLPQPHPVHPIVPVPVQPVAIPQPAPHPIAVPAPVPVSVPVVQTVTKHVGIPYPVHVDRPVPVPVPVAVHVPKPYPVHVEKIVHVDRPIHVPVEKYVHVPVHVDRPVPVPVPRPYPVPVEKLVPVNKPYPVHVAVPVHVPKPYPVPVAVQYKYHGHNHGW, encoded by the exons ATGGGGACCACAATAACGATCATGTTCAGTTTTTCTTTGACTACCAAACTGACAGGTGCCAGGATGAAATTATTACTg attatagTATCGTTTATAGTCATTGCCTCAGCTATTCAAGTGGATAAAAAGGATCAAAATGACTCTAAGCTCTTAAAAAAACATGGTAAACGTG ATGCGTTAAATTTGAGCTACGGAGCACCGCAGCAAGATTATTATCACTATCATCAGCAAGTTCATGAACATCAAGAACCAGCACCAATACACGAGCATCAATCACTCGATCATCATTTTCACGGTCATCAAGATCATCAAGATCATATACTGTTACCACAGCCTCATCCCGTGCATCCaattg TTCCAGTGCCAGTGCAGCCGGTAGCGATTCCTCAGCCGGCTCCACATCCGATCGCCGTACCTGCACCAGTTCCTGTGTCGGTTCCAGTTGTTCAAACGGTAACGAAGCACGTGGGTATTCCATACCCGGTGCACGTGGATCGTCCAGTGCCCGTGCCAGTGCCTGTTGCGGTTCATGTACCAAAACCCTATCCCGTTCACGTCGAAAAAATTGTACACGTAGATCGGCCGATTCATGTACCGGTTGAAAAATATGTTCATGTACCCGTTCATGTTGATCGTCCAGTGCCTGTTCCAGTACCTCGGCCGTACCCAGTGCCTGTTGAGAAGTTAGTTCCTGTCAACAAACCGTACCCAGTACATGTGGCAGTACCTGTTCATGTACCGAAACCTTACCCAGTACCTGTTGCTGTTCAATACAAGTATCACGGTCACAATCATGGATGGTAG
- the LOC123264221 gene encoding proline-rich protein 4-like isoform X1, with protein MGTTITIMFSFSLTTKLTGARMKLLLIIVSFIVIASAIQVDKKDQNDSKLLKKHGKRDALNLSYGAPQQDYYHYHQQVHEHQEPAPIHEHQSLDHHFHGHQDHQDHILLPQPHPVHPIAAIPQPVPVPVQPVAIPQPAPHPIAVPAPVPVSVPVVQTVTKHVGIPYPVHVDRPVPVPVPVAVHVPKPYPVHVEKIVHVDRPIHVPVEKYVHVPVHVDRPVPVPVPRPYPVPVEKLVPVNKPYPVHVAVPVHVPKPYPVPVAVQYKYHGHNHGW; from the exons ATGGGGACCACAATAACGATCATGTTCAGTTTTTCTTTGACTACCAAACTGACAGGTGCCAGGATGAAATTATTACTg attatagTATCGTTTATAGTCATTGCCTCAGCTATTCAAGTGGATAAAAAGGATCAAAATGACTCTAAGCTCTTAAAAAAACATGGTAAACGTG ATGCGTTAAATTTGAGCTACGGAGCACCGCAGCAAGATTATTATCACTATCATCAGCAAGTTCATGAACATCAAGAACCAGCACCAATACACGAGCATCAATCACTCGATCATCATTTTCACGGTCATCAAGATCATCAAGATCATATACTGTTACCACAGCCTCATCCCGTGCATCCaattg CAGCGATTCCTCAACCAGTTCCAGTGCCAGTGCAGCCGGTAGCGATTCCTCAGCCGGCTCCACATCCGATCGCCGTACCTGCACCAGTTCCTGTGTCGGTTCCAGTTGTTCAAACGGTAACGAAGCACGTGGGTATTCCATACCCGGTGCACGTGGATCGTCCAGTGCCCGTGCCAGTGCCTGTTGCGGTTCATGTACCAAAACCCTATCCCGTTCACGTCGAAAAAATTGTACACGTAGATCGGCCGATTCATGTACCGGTTGAAAAATATGTTCATGTACCCGTTCATGTTGATCGTCCAGTGCCTGTTCCAGTACCTCGGCCGTACCCAGTGCCTGTTGAGAAGTTAGTTCCTGTCAACAAACCGTACCCAGTACATGTGGCAGTACCTGTTCATGTACCGAAACCTTACCCAGTACCTGTTGCTGTTCAATACAAGTATCACGGTCACAATCATGGATGGTAG
- the LOC123262991 gene encoding leucine-rich repeat extensin-like protein 2 produces the protein MIKFVIFLSLIVFASGHTKSTSESSKQKRSIFEIESPISSYGHGYPWTRSKNLLKVLKIPSELSVLPTRSIVSYGSAARPPSPLVLTKHIIVEKQIPVPRKPVIYEKQVPIHVPVHIPVKVPVDRFVPVTVEKSVPVPVPQLLPYPVERQVPVRQDVPYAVPIIITQIAQAPQPTSSPQTFQIASQPSPPPQVLQLAPASQQNPSPHLFQLTQAPQQSPPQQLLQLAQAPQQSPPSQLFQLTQAPQQSPPPQLLQLAQAPQQNPPSQLLQLAQAPQPTLATPTLSQLQSNLSPQLSNPRPSILPISFSVNAGISAGVQSAPQHPDLQNIDFSSLAQLNSFHQPPPSPQPLQSNDLGSLWGPEEYNDLYSK, from the exons ATGATTAAGTTTGTG atttttttGAGCCTTATCGTTTTTGCATCTGGACATACCAAGTCCACAAGTGAATCGTCAAAACAAAAACGCAGTATTTTTGAGATTGAGAGTCCAATTTCAAGTTACGGGCACGGTTACCCTTGGACTaggagtaaaaatttattgaaagttttaaaaattccatcgGAATTGTCAGTGTTGCCGACTCGAAGCAT agtaAGCTACGGTAGCGCAGCAAGACCGCCCAGCCCATTAGTTTTAACAAAACATATCATCGTTGAAAAGCAAATTCCGGTACCTAGGAAACCagtaatttatgaaaaacaaGTACCAATCCATGTTCCTGTTCATATACCAGTAAAGGTTCCAGTTGACAGATTTGTTCCTGTAACAGTTGAAAAATCAGTGCCAGTTCCTGTACCCCAg cttCTTCCATACCCAGTTGAACGTCAAGTACCAGTCCGTCAAGACGTACCTTACGCAGTACCAATAATCATCACTCAAATAGCTCAAGCTCCACAACCAACTTCTTCACCGCAAACTTTTCAAATAGCTTCTCAGCCGAGTCCACCACCTCAAGTTCTTCAGTTGGCCCCAGCATCACAGCAAAATCCCTCTCCACACCTTTTTCAATTAACACAAGCTCCACAGCAAAGTCCACCACAGCAACTTCTTCAATTAGCACAAGCTCCACAGCAAAGTCCACCATCGCAACTTTTTCAATTAACACAAGCTCCACAGCAAAGTCCACCACCCCAGCTTCTTCAATTAGCACAAGCTCCACAGCAAAATCCACCATCGCAACTTCTTCAATTAGCACAAGCTCCTCAACCAACACTGGCGACACCCACTCTCAGTCAACTTCAATCCAATTTATCACCTCAACTATCCAATCCAAGGCCTTCAATCTTACCAATCAGTTTTTCTGTAAACGCTGGTATCTCTGCCGGAGTGCAAAGTGCTCCTCAACATCCGGATCTTCAAAACATTGATTTTAGTAGTCTCGCTCAATTAAACTCATTTCATCAGCCACCTCCATCCCCTCAACCGTTGCAATCAAATGATCTTGGATCTCTTTGGGGTCCTGAAGAATATAATGATCTTTAtagtaaataa
- the LOC123264201 gene encoding exocyst complex component 2 yields MAPPPVITGISPKEGPPGTRVTLRGEFLGTKAQDLIGLTICGCDCLLSAEWKSQNKIIARSGPCKGRGDIIVTTRSGGQGTSTVQFRGYHETIGPMKESAVWVEEAPVQNFVWGRRALSPTNYQQEDPLGLSVEGNDNKKFPEDELCELFGDSNGELTSDKFHPGWFLLQHHHATTLDDLKAGLAYLRRKVNSQKEGQLSFLKANVGAVMEQLETIVLLKEQFELDVKKFGNDPTAKLEQAIRTSMSEANKLFDDVLARRDRADATRSALSIMQRYKFLFCMPINIEKNIKRGNYDLVINDYARVKNLFGNTDVEIFKKVFVEIENKIQELREILRKKLEETPFDVETQKKIIRNLVNLEADGDPAWDAIAAHGSYLDKNITSCLSDYFGSEGASGDDPSNKTSSKSNNVTPIADRHKLYRMDANANVPARVLCIEAICDVVTEQLPDLWRLGQSYFSGQLHVAVDTNKQSAFKNLVLSCIQHASEAMRECYGSNMTPAWLLHSLRCIRHMYTALIHLDLPSDALDIFGKFLFDLRLQCLVALFKQTAENISGLQSKEAWQLEYLDNLDGGITKLPGLFEQMIMEVAELARETAIACGLREAPLLESPKSQALYHNAVRSLFIAFAKCLKQLAFSGSEEAGDEDDPSVSQLVGSPACYRIRDNKRRVETATPTWEKCLLISLSNIRYTLNNILPKVVSALRARGYPDLSLADGWSDDWTQLESLDTAVLEAYLERRCDPLVGTIEPSMYLGGLEWDSEIEPTHIRPYAQEIIANLIAVHAEVTRVSPCLLKRVLSHIVETIAEELARLMSCVRKFGTKGVIQARMDIHLLRDTLDIYCTTRARNFFEEALDAIALPNNDEIDVTKVETLLNKVKSSMQLQIRCLAERPKSPDISRHNSSRITTVM; encoded by the exons ATGGCACCTCCACCAGTAATAACGGGTATTTCGCCAAAAGAAGGTCCCCCGGGTACGAGAGTGACATTAAGAGGTGAATTTTTAGGTACTAAAGCTCAGGATCTTATTG GTCTGACTATATGCGGATGTGACTGTTTATTATCAGCGGAATGGaaatctcaaaataaaataatagccAGATCAGGACCATGTAAAGGACGAGGTGATATAATAGTAACAACTCGCAGCGGTGGACAAGGAACATCGACGGTACAATTTCGTGGTTATCATGAGACAATAGGACCAATGAAAGAATCGGCAGTTTGGGTCGAAGAAGCTCCAGTACAAAACTTCGTCTGGGGTAGACGTGCGCTATCACCAACCAACTATCAGCAGGAAGATCCATTGGGGCTGAGCGTTGAGGGCAACGACAACAAAAAGTTTCCCGAAGATGAACTATGTGAGTTGTTCGGAGACAGTAATGGTGAGTTGACAAGCGATAAATTCCATCCCGGTTGGTTTTTACTTCAGCACCACCACGCGACCACGCTGGACGATTTGAAAGCTGGACTTGCTTACTTGAGACGGAAAGTTAATTCCCAAAAAGAAGGACAGTTGTCATTTTTAAAGGCGAATGTTGGTGCTGTGATGGAACAACTCGAGACGATTGTTTTGTTGAAAGAACAATTTGAGCTGGATGTCAAAAAATTCGGTAATGACCCAACAGCTAAACTGGAACAAGCGATTCGCACGTCGATGTCTGAAGCAAATAAACTGTTCGACGATGTTCTAGCCCGTAGAGATCGTGCTGATGCTACCCGAAGTGCCTTATCAATAATGCAGcgttacaaatttttgttCTGCATGCCAATAAATATTGAGAAAAACATAAAGCGTGGCAATTATGACCTCGTCATCAACGACTACGCgcgtgttaaaaatttatttggcaaCACAGATgttgaaatatttaagaagGTGTTTGtcgaaattgaaaataaaatacaagagCTCCGGGAGATATTGCGTAAGAAATTAGAGGAAACACCATTTGACGTTGAgacgcagaaaaaaataataagaaaccTGGTTAACTTGGAAGCTGATGGAGATCCAGCGTGGGATGCAATAGCTGCTCACGGTTCTTATTTAGATAAAAACATAACCAGCTGTCTCAGCGATTACTTTGGATCCGAGGGTGCTTCTGGTGACGATCCAAGCAATAAAACGAGTAGTAAATCTAATAATGTAACTCCAATAGCGGACCGTCATAAATTATACCGCATGGATGCAAACGCTAATGTACCGGCTCGGGTACTCTGCATCGAAGCGATTTGTGACGTGGTCACCGAACAGCTTCCAGATCTTTGGCGACTAGGCCAGAGTTATTTTTCGGGACAATTGCACGTCGCTGTTGATACTAATAAGCAGAGTGCTTTCAAAAACTTGGTACTGTCGTGCATCCAACATGCCAGCGAAGCTATGAGAGAATGCTACGGTTCAAACATGACTCCAGCTTGGTTGCTGCACAGTTTACGTTGTATCCGACACATGTATACTGCACTGATCCATCTAGATTTACCAAGTGACGCTTTGgatatttttggtaaatttttatttgatttaagacTTCAATGCTTAGTAGCATTATTCAAACAAACTGCCGAAAATATCAGCGGATTACAGTCAAAAGAAGCATGGCAACTGGAATACTTGGATAATTTAGACGGTGGGATCACTAAATTACCAGGTTTGTTTGAACAAATGATTATGGAAGTCGCTGAGCTAGCACGGGAAACCGCAATTGCTTGTGGGCTGCGTGAAGCACCATTGCTGGAGTCACCAAAATCTCAAGCGTTGTACCATAACGCGGTGAGAAGTCTTTTCATTGCTTTTGCTAAATGCCTGAAACAACTGGCATTCAGCGGCAGTGAAGAAGCCGGCGATGAAGATGATCCCTCGGTGTCTCAGCTAGTTGGTTCACCAGCTTGCTATCGCATACGTGACAATAAACGCCGTGTTGAAACAGCAACACCTACATGGGAAAAATGTTTGCTGATATCCTTAAGTAACATACGTTATACactgaataatattttacCAAAAGTTGTGAGTGCGTTGAGAGCACGCGGTTATCCGGACTTGTCATTAGCTGATGGATGGTCAGATGATTGGACGCAGCTTGAGTCTTTGGACACTGCGGTGCTTGAAGCTTATCTTGAGAGACGCTGTGATCCTCTTGTTGGTACCATCGAACCTAGTATGTATCTAGGTGGCTTAGAATGGGATTCGGAGATAGAACCCACACACATACGTCCTTACGCTCAAGAAATAATAGCTAATCTTATCGCTGTTCATGCTGAGGTAACTCGCGTCTCACCTTGTCTTCTTAAACGTGTCTTGTCGCATATCGTTGAAACAATTGCTGAAGAACTAGCACGGCTGATGTCGTGTGTCAGGAAATTTGGGACCAAAGGAGTCATTCAAGCACGCATggatattcatttattgagAGATACTTTGGATATTTATTGTACTACTCGTGCAag gaATTTTTTCGAAGAAGCATTGGATGCTATCGCATTGCCAAATAACGACGAGATTGATGTTACTAAGGTAGAAacacttttaaataaagtCAAGTCATCAATGCAACTTCAGATTCGTTGTTTAGCTGAAAGACCCAAGTCTCCAGACATTTCACGTCATAATTCCAGTCGAATCACTACTGTTAtgtaa
- the LOC123264209 gene encoding cleft lip and palate transmembrane protein 1-like protein has translation MLRPSFTVLFSGAFIGYIIYSIYGISLLFTPPSCEPGKACIKSFLNADPQLHLYLFTSPSSKPLSNDASLVHSMLNFDYTIPHTMPLSLEILVKTRNNGTLFLHVIIVPKSKTRGNSFNELLKDPHAVYTRIKMTQFAVPQAETFNLLGDKKSPDASKIKNNKIKTVSHLRTRITFTLVTDTPELPVKNIPAELVPNIRLIGNNMFLPIINYDFLQTRYKDLETIVGDRRFMNVTVMYTPISIGKLRLILHVKTAMEGLKNLGFSDKDVDEVKGIYADTNVYLLAGTIFIASMHLLFDFLAFKNDISFWRSKGSFEGLSVSTIVWRAFSQAIIFFYLLDEGSSLLVLIPAGIGTLIELWKTKKVLRLEIVRSGGIIPKLRLQKDGKSHEEESKTRQFDAESMRYLTYLLYPLVISGAIYSLIYQPHKSWYSWSINSLVNGVYAFGFLFMLPQLFVNYKLKSVAHLPWRAFMYKAFNTFIDDVFAFIITMPVAHRVACFRDDIIFLIYLYQRWLYPVDKNRRDTVTISEDLNPSVVENKSVDKKNN, from the exons atgctgCGACCCTCGTTTACAGTATTATTTTCCGGTGCATTTATCggctatattatttattcgatTTACGgcatatcattattatttacgcCACCATCATGTGAACCTGGGAAAGCCTGCatcaaatcatttttaaatgccgATCCTCAGTTACATCTTTATCTTTTTACTTCTCCATCAAGTAAACCTCTGTCCAATGATGCTTCACTTGTTCATTCCATGTTGAATTTTGATTATACTATTCCACATACAAT gcCGCTGAGTTTAGAAATTCTAGTAAAGACTCGGAATAACGGTACCTTATTTCTCCATGTAATAATTGTACCAAAATCGAAAACTCGTGGAAATTCATTCAATGAATTGCTCAAG GATCCGCATGCAGTGTATACGCGCATAAAGATGACACAATTTGCGGTCCCACAAGCAGAAACTTTTAATTTGCTTGGTGACAAAAAATCACCAGAcgcttcaaaaataaaaaataataaaataaagactGTTTCTCATTTACGTACACGTATTACTTTTACATTAGTGACTGATACGCCAGAACTGCCCGTTAAAAATATACCAGCCGAGCTTGTGCCAAATATAAG ATTAATTGGAAATAATATGTTTcttccaataattaattatgactTTTTACAAACACGCTACAAAGACCTGGAAACAATTGTTGGTGACAGACGTTTCATGAATGTGACAGTAATGTACACGCCGATATCAATAGGAAAATTAAGGTTGATATTACATGTTAAAACAGCTATGGAaggtttgaaaaatttaggaTTCTCAGACAAAGATGTTGATGAAGTTAAGGGAATTTATGCAGATACTAACGTTTATTTATTAGCCGGtactatttttattgcttCTATGCAT ctaCTGTTCGATTTCTTGGCATTCAAAAATGACATCAGTTTCTGGCGTAGTAAAGGAAGCTTTGAAGGCCTCAGTGTTTCTACAATAGTATGGCGAGCGTTTAGTCAAGcgattatatttttctatctGCTTGACGAAGGATCATCTTTATTGGTACTGATTCCCGCAGGAATCGGAACTTTGATCGAGCTCTGGAAAACTAAAAAAGTACTGCGATTAGAAATAGTTAGATCTGGTGGAATAATTCCGAAATTGAGACTGCAAAAAGATGGCAAAAGTCATGAAGAAGAATCAAAGACACGCCAATTTGATGCTGAGAGCATGAGATATTTAACTTATTTACTTTACCCTCTTGTTATTTCCGGTGCTATTTATTCACTGATTTATCAACCACATAAGag ttGGTATTCGTGGAGTATTAATTCCCTTGTAAATGGTGTGTACGCATTCGGATTTCTTTTCATGCTTCCTCAATTATTTGTCAACTACAAGCTCAAATCAGTTGCTCATTTACCATGGCGAGCATTTATGTACAAAGCATTCAATACATTTATTGACGATGTATTTgcatttataataacaatgcCAGTTGCTCACAGAGTTGCTTGCTTTCGAGATGATATTATTTtcctcatttatttatatcaaagatg gTTGTACCCAGTTGACAAGAACCGTCGAGACACTGTGACTATATCCGAAGACTTGAATCCATCCgttgttgaaaataaatccgtggataagaaaaataattga